The proteins below come from a single Panicum hallii strain FIL2 chromosome 7, PHallii_v3.1, whole genome shotgun sequence genomic window:
- the LOC112899817 gene encoding probable family 17 glucosidase SCW4: MAADVSSVARLLRGEAGKKGGPEIVTMDLLSSCGGGGAAEDEVVDLEVSVPAGFERRLDLLSGRTFLTPRHPSLLDGHQDLNLPPPGAPAAAPPTTSAAVCTLDMVRSALERAAAGRTAASPATSTASSASTSSSSSSAGKRIRSPPTTATPAMRAAACPSCLTYVLIAEEDPRCPRCAARVPPLIRGKSASSAAGDGCGKKPRIDLNAAADETE; encoded by the exons atggcggcggacgtgAGCTCTGTGGCCAGGCTGCTCCGCGGGGAGGCGGGGAAGAAGGGCGGGCCGGAGATCGTGACGATGGATCTTCTGagcagctgcggcggcggcggcgccgcggagGACGAGGTGGTCGACCTCGAGGTCTCGGTGCCTGCCGGGTTCGAGCGACGGCTTGACCTCCTG TCCGGCAGGACGTTCCTGACCCCTCGTCACCCGAGCCTCCTGGACGGTCACCAAGACCTCAACCTGCCTCCGCCGGGCGCCCCGGCGGCAGCGCCGCCAACGACCTCGGCCGCGGTCTGCACCCTCGACATGGTCCGCTCCGCTCtcgagcgcgccgccgccgggaggACCGCCGCCTCGCCGGCAACGTCGACCGCATCGTCCGCGTCCACCtcatcgtcgtcttcctccgccGGAAAGCGCATCAGGTCGCCACCGACTACCGCGACCCCCGCGATGCGGGCAGCCGCGTGCCCGTCCTGCCTCACCTACGTGCTCATCGCCGAGGAGGACCCCCGCTGCCCGCGTTGCGCGGCCAGAGTGCCACCGCTGATCCGCGGGAAGTccgcctcctctgccgccggtgacGGCTGCGGCAAGAAGCCGAGGATCGACCTGAATGCGGCTGCCGATGAGACCGAGTGA
- the LOC112898833 gene encoding multiple organellar RNA editing factor 3, mitochondrial, translating to MAAASATRRGLTALLLSSSRALPRRLAPLAAAAASAHLAPWALLASRGAKTASSGGSGYSPLNDPSPNWSNRPPKETILLDGCDYEHWLIVMEFPTDPKPTEEEMVEAYVKTLTAVVGSEEEAKKKIYSVCTTTYTGFGALISEELSYKVKGLPGVLWVLPDSYLDVPNKDYGGDLFIDGKVIHRPQFRFTERQQVRSRPRPRYDRRRETAQVERRETMQRGPSTQQQRPPFPQEAVQNPQQGYETMPPVVGK from the exons ATGGCGGCCGCATCGGCCACCCGCCGCGGCCTCACCgcgctcctcctctcctcctcccgcgcgctcccccgccgcctcgcccccctcgccgccgcagcTGCGTCAGCCCACCTCGCCCCGTGGGCGCTGCTCGCATCGCGCGGGGCCAAGACCGCGTCGTCCGGTGGGTCCGGGTACTCGCCGCTCAACGACCCCTCGCCGAACTGGAGCAACCGCCCGCCCAAGGAGACGATCCTCCTCGACGGCTGCGACTACGAGCACTGGCTCATCGTCATGGAGTTCCCCACCGACCCCAAGCCGACCGAGGAGGAGATGGTCGAGGCCTACGTCAAGACCCTCACAGCCGTCGTCGGAAG TGAGGAGGAAGCGAAGAAAAAAATCTACTCAGTGTGCACTACAACATATACAGGATTTGGTGCATTAATTTCAGAGGAGTTATCGTACAAAGTTAAAG GATTGCCGGGAGTTCTGTGGGTGTTACCTGATTCATATCTGGATGTTCCTAACAAGGATTACGGAG GTGATCTATTCATAGATGGCAAGGTCATACACAGACCTCAGTTCCGATTTACCGAGAGGCAGCAGGTACGGAGTAGACCTCGTCCTCGCTACGACAGGCGACGGGAGACTGCGCAAGTTGAGCGAAGAGAAACAATGCAAAGAGGCCCTTCgacgcagcagcagaggccaccaTTTCCACAGGAGGCCGTTCAGAATCCGCAGCAAGGCTATGAAACCATGCCACCAGTAGTAGGAAAGTAA
- the LOC112898834 gene encoding auxin-responsive protein SAUR71-like — translation MTMKGLLRCVSTGACRVAPGAVAEPSPAWHGAGGKVPAGHVPVEVGAEGEETERFVVPAELLGRPPIAELLRRAAQEYGYARRGPLRIPCPAAAFRRLLRALAGARAGDGGLAVAYLTVVV, via the coding sequence ATGACGATGAAGGGGCTGCTCCGGTGCGTGTCGACGGGGGCGTGCAGGGTGGCGCCGGGTGCCGTGGCGGAGCCGTCGCCGGCGTGGCACGGGGCCGGGGGGAAGGTGCCGGCGGGGCACGTGCCGGTGGAGGTCGGCGCCGAGGGGGAGGAGACGGAGCGGTTCGTCGTCCCCGCCGAGCTGCTGGGGCGCCCGCCCATCGCCGAgctgctccgccgcgccgcgcagGAGTACGGCTACGCGCGCCGGGGCCCCCTGCGCATCCCCTGCCCCGCGGCCGCgttccgccgcctcctccgcgcgcTCGCCGGGGCCCGCGCCGGCGACGGTGGGCTCGCGGTCGCCTACCTCACCGTGGTCGTCTga
- the LOC112898835 gene encoding auxin-responsive protein SAUR71-like translates to MNWKRKSCGGSGRDRSEEMRERLIQQEGGGGGGCVPRGCVAVVVGGEEEPEERVVVEVRALAQPCVRALLEMAEREFGYAQKGVLRIPCAADEFRRAVAADSHRCTTRRR, encoded by the coding sequence ATGAACTGGAAGCGGAAGAGCTGCGGCGGCTCCGGCAGAGACCGCAGCGAGGAGATGCGGGAGCGGCTGATCCagcaggagggcggcggcgggggagggtgCGTGCCGCGGGGGTgcgtggcggtggtggtgggcggggaggaggagccggaggagcgggtggtggtggaggtgcgGGCGCTGGCGCAGCCGTGCGTGCGGGCGCTGCTGGAGATGGCGGAGCGGGAGTTCGGGTACGCCCAGAAGGGCGTGCTGCGGATCCCCTGCGCCGCCGACGAGTTCCggcgcgccgtcgccgccgacaGCCACCGGTGCACCACCAGGCGGCGGTAG
- the LOC112901049 gene encoding peroxisome biogenesis protein 6: MVERRQRRKPLVLASTQALLDSLPGDRPPPAPQEPVRLRAGVLRFPSGGGAEFGELASFVALPAPALRRLAVVTGTPVLVKNADNNVGRIVKAILLDHPSLDVSGTEQTDLVPSASCHGHAMGILPFRPFTATGFASVDEDIAYASPLLAFNLGLHVSCLKLLIQRGGEPFKFCSRSEELHAASSAGSDLSLHLDLLSCPQVPKYASHLRVSVVRIPECGVLASLKINSSIGGSDYQDMVDQALNEYFKFDRFLARGDVFCIRNNWNCGVSSCLACNRQDDNLHPRNMIYFKVTSMEPSDEPILRVNCNETALVLGGAASAAIPPYSFFAASGDSLPLHGEIVEHLASIIAPTLCPSDILPKIKFSTFIYGPSGCGKRTVVRHVANHLGLHVVECSCHDLMTSSESGAPAALATAFKESQKYSPCIILLRHFDAIGNASSNEGPESEQSGIASNIESVIKQYTGQRWFAKDSMPGRDVNGSSYPVEPEHVSSLQIILVATADSSEGMQQSIRRCFRHEIDMKTMNEEQRKKLISETLQGIATVADESIDDKFVKDLAAQTSGFMPRDILALIADAGVSFAHKIAAEKDSKGISHHEEILPESSSATQNEEKHFCKEDILSSLERAKKRNRAALGTPKVPNVKWEDVGGLEEVKKVILDTIQLPLMYKHLFSSKLRKRSGVLLYGPPGTGKTLLAKAVATECSLNFLSVKGPELINMYVGESEKNVRDIFEKARSARPCVIFFDELDSLAPARGSSADSGGVMDRVVSQLLVEIDGLSDNSQDLFIIGATNRPDLLDSALLRPGRFDKLLYVGVNTDASYRERILKAQTRKYKLHNNVSLLSVAQRCPPNFTGADIYALCADAWFHAAKRSVKTFEIDPSRNNDASAEEVIVEIDDFMTVLGDISPSLSLEELQNYEQLRQKIEGPSR, encoded by the exons ATGGTGGAGAGGCGGCAGCGGAGGAAGCCGCTGGTGCTCGCCTCCACGCAGGCGCTCCTCGACTCGCTGCCGGGGGACCGCCCGCCTCCGGCGCCGCAGGAGCCGGTGCGCCTCCGCGCCGGCGTCCTCCGCTTCCCCTCCGGGGGCGGCGCCGAGTTCGGGGAGCTCGCATCCTTCGTCGCCCTCCCCGCGCCTGCGCTCCGGAGGCTCGCGGTCGTCACCGGCACGCCT gtgcttgtcaAGAATGCTGACAATAATGTCGGGAGGATTGTTAAAGCAATATTACTTGATCACCCATCCCTTGATGTGTCTGGGACAGAACAGACTGATCTTGTGCCCTCTGCCTCTTGTCATGGTCATGCCATGGGCATCTTACCTTTCCGCCCGTTTACTGCTACTGGTTTTGCATCTGTGGATGAAGATATTGCTTATGCCAGCCCACTTTTGGCATTCAACTTGGGATTGCATGTTTCTTGTCTCAAGCTTCTTATCCAAAGAGGAGGGGAGCCTTTCAAGTTTTGTTCTCGATCTGAAGAGCTTCATGCTGCTTCCAGTGCTGGGAGTGATCTTTCCCTTCACCTAGACCTTCTTTCATGCCCTCAAGTTCCTAAATATGCTTCGCATTTACGGGTTTCTGTTGTGAGAATTCCTGAATGTGGTGTGCTTGCATCTTTAAAGATAAATTCATCCATTGGGGGAAGTGACTACCAAGACATGGTGGATCAAGCTTTGAACGAGTACTTTAAGTTTGATAGGTTCCTAGCAAGAGGGGATGTATTTTGCATACGGAACAATTGGAATTGTGGCGTGAGCTCCTGTCTGGCATGCAATAGGCAGGATGATAATCTGCATCCTCGTAATATGATCTACTTTAAG GTGACCAGCATGGAACCATCAGATGAACCTATTCTTCGTGTTAATTGCAATGAGACAGCCCTTGTGCTTGGGGGAGCTGCTTCTGCTGCAATTCCCCCTTACTCCTTCTTTGCTGCCTCTGGTGATTCACTTCCTTTGCATGGTGAAATAGTGGAGCATTTAGCCTCTATCATTGCCCCAACATTATGCCCTTCAGATATCTTACCAAAAATCAAGTTCTCCACTTTTATATACGGCCCTTCAG GATGCGGAAAGCGCACAGTGGTGAGGCATGTTGCTAACCATCTTGGTCTGCACGTGGTTGAGTGTAGCTGTCATGATCTGATGACTTCGTCAGAAAGTGGGGCACCTGCTGCACTTGCAACTGCCTTCAAAGAATCTCAGAA GTATTCCCCTTGTATAATACTTCTTCGCCACTTTGATGCGATTGGGAATGCATCCTCCAATGAGGGCCCAGAATCTGAGCAATCTGGGATTGCGTCAAACATTGAATCTGTTATCAAGCAGTACACTGGACAACGTTGGTTTGCTAAGGACTCGATGCCAGGAAGAGATGTAAATGGGAGCTCA TATCCCGTGGAACCTGAACATGTAAGCTCTCTTCAGATTATACTAGTTGCAACTGCGGACAGTTCTGAAGGAATGCAACAATCAATTAGGCGATGTTTCCGCCATGAGATTGACATGAAGACTATGAATGAAGAGCAGAGGAAGAAACTGATATCTGAGACACTTCAAGGCATTGCAACAGTTGCTGATGAG AGTATTGATGACAAGTTTGTAAAAGACTTAGCAGCGCAAACGTCAGGATTCATGCCGAGGGACATACTTGCACTGATTGCAGATGCTGGTGTGTCTTTCGCACATAAAATTGCAGCAGAGAAAGATAGCAAAGGAATTAGTCATCATGAGGAGATCCTTCCAGAAAGCTCTTCTGCCACTCAAAATGAGGAAAAACATTTCTGCAAAGAAGACATTCTGTCTTCCTTGGAACGAGCTAAGAAAAGGAATCGTGCTGCACTGGGCACACCCAAA GTTCCCAATGTCAAATGGGAGGATGTTGGTGGGCTAGAGGAAGTGAAAAAGGTTATTCTAGATACTATTCAG TTGCCTCTGATGTACAAACACCTTTTTTCTTCTAAATTGCGGAAGCGATCAGGTGTCCTGCTTTATGGACCTCCAGGAACAGGGAAG ACCTTATTGGCGAAAGCAGTAGCTACTGAATGCTCCTTGAACTTTCTTAGCGTGAAAGGTCCAGAACTGATAAACATGTATGTTGGAGAATCAGAGAAGAATGTTCGGGACATTTTCGAGAAG GCTAGATCTGCACGCCCATGTGTCATTTTCTTTGATGAGCTTGATTCCCTAGCTCCAGCACGAGGATCCTCGGCAGATTCTGGTGGTGTTATGGACAGAGTTGTTTCCCAG TTACTTGTGGAGATAGATGGGTTGAGCGATAACAGCCAG GACCTTTTCATTATTGGGGCTACCAATAGGCCTGACCTTCTTGATTCTGCTCTTCTTCGCCCTGGACGGTTTGATAAGCTTCTCTATGTTGGTGTAAATACTGATGCATCATACAGGGAAAG GATCCTTAAAGCACAGACGCGCAAATATAAGCTCCACAATAATGTTTCTCTCTTGTCAGTTGCTCAGCGTTGTCCTCCAAACTTTACCGGTGCCGATATTTATGCTCTGTGTGCAGATGCATGGTTTCATGCAGCAAAAAGATCC GTTAAAACATTTGAAATTGATCCTTCAAGAAATAATGATGCCAGCGCTGAAGAGGTCATTGTTGAGATTGATGATTTTATGACG GTGTTAGGAGATATATCACCATCACTATCACTGGAGGAGCTTCAGAATTACGAGCAGTTGAGGCAGAAGATTGAAGGGCCTTCTAGATGA